The following is a genomic window from Amaranthus tricolor cultivar Red isolate AtriRed21 chromosome 10, ASM2621246v1, whole genome shotgun sequence.
CAAGTATAGTATATACTACTATGTCCCTTTGAATTAGCATCAAAATATagtgttttttaagaaaaaggtggatatttggtaataaataaagaaaaagaataaaatgtgtagataaaattaaaataaagttaaaatgtatagatgaatttaaaagaaattgGAGGGTCATcgtctaaaaatagaaataaagcAAAATAAGTTGAATAGCCAAAATAGCAAATGATACTAACTGTGCGATGATGGTGGGAGTATTGCATAATACAAGTTCCACTACCCTATTGGCATACAATTTTCCCAATAATATTAAAGTGAATCCTACTTAAGGATCATATGTACACAAACGCTAAgtaacaattaataaaatactccTCAAAAAGCTAAGCTCTACTAGCTGAACAAAATGTGTATGTGGTTCTATTAAATCATGACATGGTTCCAACTTCAAATCTAACTTTTCACTGTATGTTTCACAATATATGTTCCTTCTATAGTTATATCAACACTTTTAAGATTTAGATGGATCAATCTCAAATTCTTACAGCAGAAGCCAGTAACATGTTAAGGACATCCACTATCGCATTCATAAAGGAACTATTTGGTTTGGCGTAAAATAGTTTTTATATGAAAACcatttttcaatgaaaaatacaaatgaaaattggtttttctttgtttttgaaaaagGAGTGTTGGACATCAAAGGGTAGAAGAAAATTGGTCTCCCTCATATTTGGATGAAAATGTATGCTAAGTGATGAAAACTCTATTCCACTCGATTTTGACATTTATAATCCACCAAAAATGAAAAACAGGGAAAACAGATTTACAAGAAAATACCCCCAAacccaaaccaaacaccccctaagatGTAATGATGTACAATAATAAAAAGGGCTAAACAGCTAATGGAGTATACAAGTCAAAACTCCAACAGTAAAACATTTCACCCCTCTTGCTCGGCCAAAATTGTCAATATAATCACATTATCCACAAAAGGCATTATTATACATCATATTCTTACATTGAAAAGTAAGCAACTACCCAAGGGCAAAGCCACATGTGGGCCGGCACCCGCGGCCCACTTTAACAGTCAATTACTTCTTATTTTTCTAGTTCGGCCcctataaattttcaattatatattactaatattaCTTCAAAGTTTCTCTAACCCTTAGCTTTTATTTTCTGGCTCCGCCCCAATAACTACCTTGACAATCTCGAATTTTATCCCACTACAAAGTCTAAGACGAAGTTTAACAGCCCCAATATCAGCATAGAAAATGTAGACATGACACAGCCCCAATATCAGCATAGAAAATGTAGACATGACAACACCTCATAAAAGCATCACTACCTTTTTCGTAAGTATTAATCAAAATCCACTAGTCAACTTTGCCACATTAACAAATTTCCAAACCCATTTCAACATTTACAGAAACCCAATCCTTAaagttcgccaccccttttcattttttcgccacccccctctaaaattacgtatttgcccctgtagtttaaataataataataataataaaaacaacaataataaaattaaataataataataaataaaattaataataataataacagtaataataataataataataataacaataataataataaaaacaacaataataaaattaaataataataattattattcaaaaaaaaaaaaaaaaagttgagtaaaattgggcgactgaaccatggtccagtcgcccaattttgggcgactcaattttttttttttttttttttttctttttggaaaataataataataataataataataaaaataatattaatacaaataataataatttatagattaatgtggtctattagctcagttggttagagtgTTGTACTAATAACGTGAAGGTTACAGGTTCGAGACCTGaacaagccattatttaataattattaattttttatcatttaataattattaattttttattataaatatgataaaaaattaataattattaaataatggctcgtacaggtctcgaacctgtgaccttcacgttaatagtacaacgctctaaccaactgagctaatagaccacattaatctataattattattattagtattaatattattattattattattattattttccaaaaagaaaaaaaaaaaaaaatatttgagtcGCCTAAAATTGGgggactggaccatggttcagtctcccagatctgggcgactcgaccataGTTCAGttgcccaattttgggcgactcaacttttttttttttttgaataataattattattatttaattttattattgttgtttttattattattattattattattattataaataaaaaatttgaaatgagcggtaaaattgtaattttcaaaaaatcaaGGGCAatttcgtaatttcatttggaaggGTGGCGAAAAAACAAAAAGGGTTGCGCAACACCCAAACCCAAATGAAATTTTACCTTGAAACCATCAGACTGAAAGTACCAAATCAATCCAATAATCAAAAATCAACAATCAAATGAACCCAAAAAGGTAACAGGATCAAAAAAACATTACCTAGCATGAGTATCGATAAATTTGGCGCCTTTAGCAGCAACAATTATGTCACAATTAAGAGCAATCTCAAATCCTGCAGTAACAGCAAACCCAGAAATAGCCCCAATTATGGGTTTCTTACACCGCTCCATCTGAACAACAGGATCCGTTTCTTCATCTTTAACATCACCTTTGAAAACGTCCTCTGCAGCCGTCAAATCAACTCCGGAGCAGAAAGACCGACCCGAACCCGACAAGATGATAACTTTAACAGAATCATCAGCATCAAGAGATTTGAAAGCTTGGGCTAATGATGCCATCATTGATCTGGTTAATGAGTTTAAGGATTTGGGTCGATTGATTGTTATATGGGCTATTCCGGTTGTGGTATCTCGGGTAACTAAAATGAGGTTTTCCGATTGAGGTTTCTCCATTTTTGCGGGAATGATTGAAATCGGTGTGCAAGCACGAAGAGATATGTAGTAATTGTATTTCAAAGTATATCCTTTctaataacattttttttttgagttaacatttttttttcttatttatttatatgctcTCGTGAAATACGATTATTATTatgagtattttttatttttctcttattcttattaaaatgatcatatttattattatttaatttaatgctCATCTAATTAAAAtgttcatatttatattctactaaaaattaatataataagaaAGTATTGTCAAAATGTAAAAGAAAatctttttgtttgttattcaataaatattctaaataaatactcaaatttaactacaaaaaaaagtaataaaatattatttgtaataattaaattggaaCAAAGGGAGAATATTTCTATTagcttataactttaaattggAGTATTTTAAAATGACTAACGTTCTAAATCAGCTTCTAATATAAGAGTTTTGGTGAAATTAGTTCTTTAgaatagattaagagtaaaattgcaaaaaaagaaaaaaaatttgaatttgatactTAGAAATTTGCTTATCCTCCGATCTTTTATACTTGCAGCATTTGTTTTTTCACATTTTCAATGTACGAATTAAAtcgttaatatctctaattatacatattaaaaaattatgaaaataaaaaattaacgtTAAATGgaaattcaaacaagattcatatgtctatattttaatttatagattaccATTAATATGAAAACCAATTTGCTTGATGAATAGTGTTAAAATCAACTATAATGAAagtaaaaaaagaacaaaaaagtaCTAAATATGTACGTTTTAATCAACTAGAAAAAGTTGAATAAATTCACCAATACACGGTACTAAAGAGAGGAAAACCAGTCTTGTAATTGTATTATCttcataaaaactaaaaaaaatcatcttcaacacaacaaaaaaatataagtgtTGCAAGAATGTTCTTTTCATTCGAAATATTTCAACAAggaaagagaaatttaattaatgctTTTAATACATATTTAGATGATAAAATCTTATCCATGTGAAATCTCGTTacattcgtcttaatgtatatttttttattacgtattttttataattttttattatgtgtatttaaaaatattaagatttaaaatttacattaaaaactgtgaaaaagtaaatgaaaagaaaagaaaagggataGAGTAGCACTAAATTACTGATTACACAACACAATTACAAGTTACAATAAACTAATTTAATTGCCTAAAACTCTAGAATGGTAGATAAATACCATCTCCATGGTGTGGTGTGAATTTTACTAACTACAAAGATTACGTCGTAATTCGTAAACTGGTACTATATCCTACTTCTACAAAATTTgtatgttgaaaataaatttagattACAAATATGATTCTCATTAGTCGTCCCTAACTGTCTGAACCAGTGAAAGAATTAGTTTTAGCAAGCATCATATCGTAAAGATCTTCAGCTGTAGGACGCTCAGCAGGGTCTCCGTTTGTGCATTGATGGAAGACGTCAACCAAGAATCTCAAACACTCCGACTCACTGTCTGCGTCCTCGAGCTTCTTAGAAGACTTGGGACTTGAAGATTTCTTTTCAATCTCGCAATTTAGTGGGGGTCTTTTTCCGTTCTGTTCAAGGACATGTGAAAGGTAAACAGTGTTACATAACCGGAGTGTATTTTAGCAAAGGTACATAAAAGCCAAAGCCTGAGCAGTTAATTTCAGTGAACTCTGGTATCAATGAGTTTAAGAAAACTCAGAACCTTCATCTTACTTGAAAGTAGAAGAGTGATTGACTTATTGGATTAAATCTAAATGTAAATGCAGGCCAAGGATCTTGAGATCTTAATGTAACCAGCTAGCCACAATAGAATTAAAGGGAACTCTTTTTGAACCTTCTGTTTTTTTAAATCTCGTTGGTTCAGCATATATGCACAAATacattcaaattacatcctaacAAGAATAAAGAACAGTTGTTACTTCATAGTTAGTATTCCTACAGGGTTGTTCAACTAAACCCTTCAAAATAAAtcgataaaatttataaataaattcctACAGTTAATGGAAATAGTAACAAgactcaaataaaataaaataagattcctGTATACGAACAATTCATGTAACCAGAAGTTTTGGGAAGAAAAAGGAGAAAGGCTAGCTGATATTTACACCAAGTAAAAAGTATATTTTTCAGCGAACTTTCCCGTGTTTGCAAACTCAAAATaagcaatatttttattattgtctaTCAATGATCTACCAATACATCAAAAATTTTCTACCTAGTTGTATGCCCTACCACAACTACGCCCTCCAATCGACTGTAAAAGACAATTCCCAGACATATCCCTAATGCAAACAGAAAAAACAGAAAGGGGTAGACAGGTAACACAAAGGAAAGTAAGAGAGATTTTTACTTGAAGGAGATCATGAATGTTTGAGTCAGGTATTCCCGAATAAGGGACTTCCAGGGTTAACAACTCCAAGAGCAAGCAACCATAGGACCAAATATCAGCTTCCTGCATAAAATAAAAGACTAAGAAAGACATACTTGCGCAGTTACACAAACAGGTATATAATACTCAACTAGTGGACACCGAACACTACTCCAATTACGTAAAGTTTATCATCTAGTTTCCTTTAAGGACTATGGGGATCAGGGGGGAAGGACAAATGAAAATGTGAAAGCTCCCTATTTTCAGAGCCAAATGGGTGCATGATTGTTAGACCCAAATCACAGATTTGTGAGCTTGAGCCAATCCAATGACCTTAACTTAAAGTCATGAACTCGGTCTGATATGCCATTGACCAGAACCAAGCATCCAAATTAACAGCTCAACCAATTTGTGATAATGACACTTATTACATATTACACAAGGTTACTTGTTCGTAATAGAAAAACACAGTACTTGTAAACATAGTGTGAAAAAGCAGTAGCGGTCGCAATCGCGGTAAAGAAATGGTGATGCGGTAATGGGTGTGATACGGTTatcgtaacgcctaaatatcgaTCAAAACCATAATATATCCCTTGATACGGCCCAAAACGCGGATTTTTTTACGCCTTTATGGCGcaggaaatattttttttttttgaaacctttacaacgcggtcGACGCGATGCGATACAGTTCTACACTATAATTGTAAATGacatggagaaaaaaaaaacgcgGAGAGAAAAATGGAATTGTGTAAACTCAGTTTTGATTGTGTAATTGTAATCCTGGGGCCCTAATGGTGCAGTGAGAAAGTGAGAAACATTGCATCCCATCCAATATAAGGAGTAATTCAAAAAAGTTAAGTAATCAGCATAACCTCCAAGGCAACTACACTATCTCGATGTTTGGATTGAGGGAATTGGAGGGAAAGAAAAGGGAGGGATTTGGAGAGATGTATCTTCCTTTGTATGGATGACAATTTTGGAAGAGAAGGATTTGAAATGAACGGAATCGAAGGGATTTAGTTCCTTATTTTTGTTGAAGACAAATCTCTGCAAAAGCAGAAagatttgaaataaaaatgaattttcgCTTCCTCTTCCTTCCCTTCCCTCATAAACAAACAATGGAAATTTTCCTCATCATTCTATCCCCTTCCTCTTCCCTTCCCTCCCTTCCTCTTCCCTTCCCTCCTACATTGTTATCCGAACAGTGCAAATGACATAAGACAGATCCTTATTTACCTCACCAAAAGAACTTAGAAAACAAACATACATGAATATTTTATCGAACTTACCAGCCCATAGCTCTTACGTTCATGCATTGCTTGCAATACCTCAGGAGCCATCCAGCAGGGTGTACCAACGCATATATCAGGAGGAGGTATACCAACATGAGATATACAACATGTATGAAGTGAGGATCGAAGAGGAACAGCTTTGTCAAAATCACAAAGCTTTACAACAGGCAACCCATCTTCCCTCTTTTGATCTAAATCAATCAATATATTCTCGCTCTTAATGTCACGATGAATGATGTGCTTTGAATGAAGCTCTTTCAACGCACATGAAACATCTCTAGCAATGCACAAAGCTAAATGAGGAGGTACATGCTTCTCACCACCTTTGAGCAGCTTCTTTATGTAATTCTGTTGCACAGcaaattaaacttaaataagATAACAGATTGCTGAGGCATTGGGTACAAAAGGATTAGAACGAAAACAATACCTTAAGGGAACCCCCTCCGACATACTCCATAAAAATTGCAGAACGAAGCATGCGTCGGTCAGATTTTTCATCTGATGATGATGAGGCTATCCACTCAGAGGAGATTTTGTGCCCATAGATCTCAACTATGCAGGGGTGATTCCTTAGAGCACCCAACATTCGAACTTCAC
Proteins encoded in this region:
- the LOC130825223 gene encoding probable enoyl-CoA hydratase 1, peroxisomal; the protein is MEKPQSENLILVTRDTTTGIAHITINRPKSLNSLTRSMMASLAQAFKSLDADDSVKVIILSGSGRSFCSGVDLTAAEDVFKGDVKDEETDPVVQMERCKKPIIGAISGFAVTAGFEIALNCDIIVAAKGAKFIDTHARFGIFPSWGLSQKLSRIIGPYKAREVSLTATPLTAEQAEKLGFVNYIVEANELMVKAQEIAKSIAKNNQDLVLKYKSVINDGLKLNLGDALALEKARAHKYYAGMTKEQFKKMQEFIAGRSSRQSKL